One Tenebrio molitor chromosome 2, icTenMoli1.1, whole genome shotgun sequence genomic region harbors:
- the QIL1 gene encoding uncharacterized protein QIL1: MSKSRVCAERTVNLAKQACARKTNLLVYERQKGEGCSRPQPKTYIPPISCPQVKRIKICTGAELKKMCPPPPCPCPPKPPRVGFLQRLAKILGFGAKSLLALGAIYVTYDMGIWGDSQATGELYKSMCNAILPHIVEPAKEKPMSPSCKAELELFNMFERDPYCCDKFPIDHESGVYEMQQKWNKIVSTTFSAVSGFPGRVKTWSQRMFCKMFDTESCKQMKAEEEEEECCPCD; encoded by the exons ATGTCTAAATCTCGTGTTTGTGCCGAAAGAACTGTGAACTTAGCGAAGCAAGCTTGCGCAAGAAAGACAAATTTACTAGTATACGAGAGACAAAAAGGAGAAGGATGCAGCAGACCTCAGCCGAAAACCTACATACCCC CGATATCTTGTCCGCAAGTCAAGCGCATCAAGATATGCACCGGAGCGGAGCTGAAGAAAATGTGTCCGCCACCTCCGTGTCCTTGTCCTCCGAAGCCTCCTCGAGTCGGGTTTTTACAAAGGTTGGCGAAGATTTTGGGCTTTGGGGCAAAAAGTCTCTTGGCTTTGGGCGCCATTTATGTAACTTATGATATGGGCATTTGGGGGGACTCGCAGGCCACTGGGGAGTTGTACAAGAGCATGTGCAACGCGATATTGCCGCACATTGTGGAACCCGCCAAAGAGAAGCCGATGTCGCCGTCGTGCAAGGCGGAGTTAGAATTATTTAAT ATGTTCGAGAGGGATCCGTATTGTTGCGACAAGTTTCCTATAGATCACGAGAGTGGGGTGTATGAGATGCAGCAGAAGTGGAACAAAATTGTCTCTACCACCTTCTCCGCAGTCTCCGGATTTCCGGGTCGAGTGAAGACTTGGTCACaaagaatgttttgtaaaatgttcGACACGGAGAGCTGCAAGCAGATGAAGGCGGAAGAGGAGGAGGAGGAATGTTGCCCGTGCGACTAA